A stretch of the Candidatus Jettenia sp. AMX2 genome encodes the following:
- a CDS encoding M20 family metallopeptidase: MQNRTMTEEILTNARRIHDYIVRMRRNFHEYPETGFNEFRTSGVIAEELRQLGLSVQTDVAKTGIVATLQVDGASRTVAFRADMDALPVTEENDLGFKSRNEGISHACGHDANMAMLLGTARLAAQLRDKLKRHIKFIFQPCEEQHPGGAKLMIEHGVLQDVDEIYGVHIEPNIPSGVFGVRSGATMAATDRIVITISGRGGHASTPHLCIDPVVIAAEVILALQTIVSRRTNPLSPCVISLCQITGGTTFNVIPDKVNITGTVRTLSKELRYKMPLLIEDTIKGIATLNNASYQFEYLKGHPALHNPRPQLEFIQDKIVELFGGKSVEEIEPKMGGEDFSYYLEKIKGAYIFLGSGSPEKGTNQPLHSPRFLLDEDILYMGPALFTYIACCS; this comes from the coding sequence ATGCAAAACAGAACAATGACAGAAGAAATTCTTACCAATGCCAGGAGGATACATGACTATATCGTCCGGATGCGCAGGAATTTTCATGAATACCCCGAGACGGGATTCAATGAGTTTCGCACTTCCGGCGTTATAGCCGAAGAACTAAGACAGTTAGGACTTTCCGTACAGACAGATGTGGCTAAAACAGGGATCGTTGCCACTTTACAGGTTGATGGTGCATCACGTACGGTAGCCTTCCGGGCCGATATGGATGCACTGCCCGTAACCGAGGAAAATGATCTCGGATTTAAATCAAGGAATGAAGGAATATCGCATGCATGCGGTCATGATGCCAATATGGCAATGCTCCTTGGCACTGCAAGACTTGCGGCGCAACTACGGGATAAACTGAAACGGCATATAAAATTTATCTTTCAGCCATGCGAGGAGCAGCATCCCGGCGGGGCAAAACTCATGATAGAGCATGGTGTGCTCCAGGATGTGGATGAGATTTACGGAGTACATATTGAACCGAATATTCCGTCCGGTGTTTTCGGCGTGCGTTCCGGCGCTACCATGGCGGCTACAGACCGTATTGTTATTACGATTTCAGGGAGAGGTGGTCATGCATCAACCCCGCATTTATGTATAGATCCGGTCGTCATTGCCGCCGAGGTAATCCTGGCTCTCCAAACGATTGTCTCAAGAAGGACAAATCCTTTATCACCCTGCGTAATATCCTTGTGTCAGATAACGGGTGGCACAACCTTTAATGTCATTCCTGATAAGGTAAATATTACAGGAACGGTGAGAACACTCTCTAAGGAATTGAGGTACAAGATGCCCCTGTTAATAGAGGACACAATTAAGGGTATTGCCACACTGAACAATGCATCATATCAGTTTGAGTACCTGAAGGGTCATCCTGCACTTCATAACCCACGGCCCCAATTGGAATTCATACAAGATAAAATTGTTGAGTTATTTGGTGGTAAATCAGTGGAAGAGATAGAGCCTAAGATGGGGGGGGAGGATTTCTCATATTATCTGGAGAAAATTAAGGGTGCTTATATTTTTTTAGGTTCAGGTAGCCCTGAAAAGGGTACGAACCAGCCTTTGCATAGCCCCCGGTTTTTACTTGATGAGGATATACTTTACATGGGACCTGCCTTGTTTACTTATATTGCTTGCTGTTCATAA
- a CDS encoding dipeptide epimerase: MKLSFYPLTLKLKHTFQIARETRSIQNNVAVQLKDSEETCGIGEAAPTGFFGEELHNVTGMLIKAADLLGNADPFSIEDITSSLANRFPVDAAARAAIDIALYDMVGKKLKVPLYKLLGLNQPGTRLTSFTIGLDTIEKMCEKVEEAKDFPVLKIKVGKGNDIEMLGELRKITKAVFRVDANTGWTADEAIRKLHKMEKLDVELVEQPFPVGNIDALRRIRGQVKIPVFADEDIRTSSDIPALSEVVEGINIKLMKCGGIREALRTIHTARAHGLKVMIGCNIESSLSITAAAHLASLADYVDLDGHLLITNDPYRGVIVDKGRLILPEGNGLGVVEKGSGK, encoded by the coding sequence ATGAAATTATCCTTTTATCCGCTTACCTTAAAACTAAAGCACACCTTTCAGATCGCCAGGGAAACCCGTAGTATTCAAAATAACGTTGCAGTTCAATTAAAAGACAGTGAAGAAACCTGCGGGATCGGAGAAGCCGCACCAACCGGTTTTTTCGGAGAAGAATTACACAACGTTACCGGAATGCTTATCAAAGCGGCAGACTTGCTGGGAAATGCCGATCCCTTTTCCATAGAAGATATAACCAGTTCTCTTGCAAACAGATTTCCCGTGGACGCTGCAGCCCGGGCGGCGATTGATATAGCGCTATATGATATGGTTGGTAAGAAGCTGAAAGTGCCTCTCTACAAGCTTTTGGGGCTTAATCAACCAGGAACAAGGTTAACATCATTTACGATAGGGCTTGATACCATTGAAAAGATGTGTGAGAAGGTTGAGGAGGCTAAGGATTTTCCTGTTCTTAAGATAAAGGTTGGTAAGGGAAACGACATAGAGATGCTTGGCGAATTGCGAAAGATTACGAAGGCAGTCTTTCGCGTCGATGCCAATACCGGCTGGACAGCAGATGAGGCAATAAGAAAGTTGCATAAAATGGAAAAGCTTGATGTGGAGCTCGTGGAACAACCGTTTCCGGTTGGCAATATTGATGCCCTGAGAAGGATAAGAGGACAGGTAAAGATTCCTGTTTTCGCAGATGAAGATATCAGAACTTCATCCGATATACCGGCATTGTCAGAGGTAGTGGAGGGAATTAATATAAAACTCATGAAGTGTGGCGGTATTCGCGAAGCGCTCCGGACCATTCATACAGCCAGAGCTCACGGCCTTAAAGTAATGATTGGCTGTAATATTGAAAGCTCACTCTCTATCACAGCCGCCGCTCATCTGGCGTCCCTTGCCGACTATGTTGATCTTGACGGACATTTACTCATTACAAATGACCCATACAGAGGTGTCATCGTTGACAAGGGAAGGTTGATACTGCCGGAAGGTAACGGACTTGGGGTTGTGGAAAAAGGTTCCGGTAAATAA
- a CDS encoding DUF1611 domain-containing protein → MTKQRILILAEGKFDIFNAKTAVGVIRYRKEEVVGIIDRFNTGKDAASLIGIGKNIPVVSNVAEAMPLQPTDLLIGIAPPGGTLPVEWRNHITDAIRNKLNIVSGLHCYLGEDPQFLQLARDHEVNIRDVRKSPKDIGIGTGRAKETRTLRILTVGSDCNVGKMLTSLEVTHAAKKEGINACFVATGQTGIMIEGSGIAVDHVLSDFISGAAEKLVLDRAHFRLLSIEGQGSVIHPAYSGVTLGLLHGTAPQGLILCHQPARKILRHTKFPMLPLHDLIELYEKLAQPFYPCKVLGISLNSYGMSEHDALQEIRNTEKETKLPATDPVRFGVAKFLDVIRPLLP, encoded by the coding sequence ATGACAAAGCAAAGGATTCTTATACTGGCTGAAGGAAAATTCGATATTTTCAATGCCAAAACAGCAGTAGGTGTTATCCGGTATCGCAAAGAGGAGGTCGTTGGTATTATAGACCGCTTTAACACAGGAAAAGATGCTGCTTCCCTTATCGGCATTGGTAAAAACATTCCTGTTGTCAGCAATGTTGCGGAGGCAATGCCGTTACAACCTACGGATCTTCTTATCGGTATTGCCCCTCCCGGGGGGACACTTCCGGTTGAATGGCGCAATCATATTACAGATGCAATCAGGAATAAACTGAATATTGTGAGTGGTCTTCATTGTTATTTAGGCGAAGACCCTCAATTTTTGCAATTGGCACGCGACCACGAGGTGAATATTCGTGATGTCCGTAAATCGCCCAAGGATATTGGTATCGGGACAGGGAGGGCGAAAGAGACACGGACGTTGCGGATTCTTACGGTAGGCTCGGATTGTAATGTAGGTAAAATGCTGACTTCCCTTGAGGTTACTCATGCAGCAAAGAAGGAGGGGATTAATGCCTGTTTTGTAGCAACCGGACAGACCGGTATTATGATTGAAGGGAGTGGGATCGCCGTAGACCATGTTCTTTCCGATTTTATTTCCGGTGCAGCAGAAAAACTTGTATTAGACCGGGCTCATTTTCGGTTATTAAGCATTGAGGGACAGGGATCCGTTATCCATCCGGCATATTCCGGTGTTACCCTCGGTCTACTGCATGGTACGGCTCCGCAAGGCCTTATCCTCTGTCATCAGCCGGCAAGGAAAATACTGAGACATACAAAGTTTCCCATGTTACCACTTCACGATCTGATTGAACTTTACGAAAAGCTGGCACAGCCTTTCTATCCCTGTAAAGTACTGGGAATTTCCCTTAATTCTTATGGTATGTCCGAGCATGATGCACTGCAGGAGATACGGAATACGGAAAAAGAGACAAAACTTCCTGCTACCGATCCTGTCAGATTTGGCGTAGCAAAATTTCTTGATGTTATTCGCCCTCTTTTGCCATGA